A window of Strix aluco isolate bStrAlu1 chromosome 2, bStrAlu1.hap1, whole genome shotgun sequence contains these coding sequences:
- the PDCL3 gene encoding phosducin-like protein 3 isoform X1 has product MQDPNKDTEWNDILRKKGILPPKENLEEQERAKEEEQLAILQKSLVKTYEDMTLEELEENEDEFNEEDEKAIEMYRQQRLAEMKAAQMKNKFGEVLEISGKDYIQEVTKAGKGIWVVLHLYKQGIPLCALINQHMSGLARKFRDVKFIKAISTTCIPNYPDKNLPTIFVYLEGDIRAQFIGPLVFGGMNLTRDELEWKISESGAIKTDLEENPRKQIQDQLMSSVRACVPARGESDSEDD; this is encoded by the exons ATGCAG GACCCAAATAAAGACACAGAGTGGAATGACATCCTGCGCAAGAAAGGTATCCTTCCTCCAAAGGAAAACCTGGAGGAACAGGAGCGTGCAAAGGAGGAGGAACAGCTTGCCATCCTTCAGAAGTCTCTTG TGAAAACTTATGAGGACATGACTCTGGAAGAGCTAGAAGAGAATGAAGATGAATTTaatgaggaagatgagaaagctATTGAAATGTACAG GCAGCAAAGGTTAGCGGAAATGAAAGCAGCTCAAATGAAGAATAAATTTGGGGAAGTTTTGGAGATTTCAGGAAAAGATTACATTCAAGAGGTAACGAAAGCTGGAAAAGGTATATGGGTAGTTCTGCACCTCTACAAACAAGG AATTCCACTCTGTGCCTTAATAAATCAACATATGAGTGGGCTTGCAAGAAAGTTCAGAGATGTGAAATTCATCAAAGCCATCTCTACGACCTGCATTCCCAACTACCCTGATAAGAACCTGCCTACGATATTTGTTTATCTGGAGGGAGACATCAGAGCTCAGTTCATTGGGCCTTTGGTGTTCGGTGGCATGAACCTGACAAGGGATG AACTGGAGTGGAAGATTTCAGAGTCTGGTGCCATCAAGACAGACCTTGAGGAGAACCCCAGGAAGCAGATCCAGGACCAGCTCATGTCCTCAGTCAGGGCATGTGTCCCAGCCAGGGGGGAGAGTGACTCAGAGGATGACTAA
- the PDCL3 gene encoding phosducin-like protein 3 isoform X2, whose product MQDPNKDTEWNDILRKKGILPPKENLEEQERAKEEEQLAILQKSLVKTYEDMTLEELEENEDEFNEEDEKAIEMYRIPLCALINQHMSGLARKFRDVKFIKAISTTCIPNYPDKNLPTIFVYLEGDIRAQFIGPLVFGGMNLTRDELEWKISESGAIKTDLEENPRKQIQDQLMSSVRACVPARGESDSEDD is encoded by the exons ATGCAG GACCCAAATAAAGACACAGAGTGGAATGACATCCTGCGCAAGAAAGGTATCCTTCCTCCAAAGGAAAACCTGGAGGAACAGGAGCGTGCAAAGGAGGAGGAACAGCTTGCCATCCTTCAGAAGTCTCTTG TGAAAACTTATGAGGACATGACTCTGGAAGAGCTAGAAGAGAATGAAGATGAATTTaatgaggaagatgagaaagctATTGAAATGTACAG AATTCCACTCTGTGCCTTAATAAATCAACATATGAGTGGGCTTGCAAGAAAGTTCAGAGATGTGAAATTCATCAAAGCCATCTCTACGACCTGCATTCCCAACTACCCTGATAAGAACCTGCCTACGATATTTGTTTATCTGGAGGGAGACATCAGAGCTCAGTTCATTGGGCCTTTGGTGTTCGGTGGCATGAACCTGACAAGGGATG AACTGGAGTGGAAGATTTCAGAGTCTGGTGCCATCAAGACAGACCTTGAGGAGAACCCCAGGAAGCAGATCCAGGACCAGCTCATGTCCTCAGTCAGGGCATGTGTCCCAGCCAGGGGGGAGAGTGACTCAGAGGATGACTAA